A genomic region of Gemmatimonadota bacterium contains the following coding sequences:
- a CDS encoding exonuclease SbcCD subunit D has translation MRFLHLADVHLDTAFASRSREIAAELRKASRAAFEGAVETAVRERVDALLIAGDLFDGERLTVETEHFLHETLSRLRTSGIQVVYATGNHDPGGAAGPASLVRWPDNVSLIQGPEPVTVEILREGEPVGLVTGVGHASAHVTDDLSRRFPLPHRGPPHVALLHTQVRGSAGGEGHEPYAPSDLAHLSTAGYDYWALGHVHLRQTLSDDPPTHYPGNPQGRNPRETGAKGALLVDLSRKESPRVDFIELGPVRWETLRVKDFEGEGHVPALARRLEREWRAARQNDAGRPGTRWIARIELEGPSPLHRQLATGETLAELRDALVSTVGLLDAEVRSSGVRSLERVEDYVRRDDVLGETLRLVRDLASSSGASPAEALGLSRDLLATQVDALQLDDYLRELLASGDALLLDALLRSADR, from the coding sequence ATGCGATTCTTGCACCTCGCGGACGTCCATCTCGATACCGCCTTCGCCAGCCGTTCGCGTGAGATCGCCGCGGAGCTGAGAAAGGCTTCGCGCGCGGCGTTCGAGGGTGCGGTCGAAACCGCGGTCCGGGAGCGGGTGGACGCCCTTCTGATCGCGGGGGATCTCTTCGACGGGGAACGGCTCACCGTCGAGACGGAACATTTTCTCCATGAGACGCTGAGTCGTCTCCGCACGTCCGGGATCCAGGTTGTTTACGCGACGGGGAATCATGACCCGGGCGGCGCCGCCGGCCCGGCGTCCCTGGTTCGGTGGCCCGATAATGTCAGCCTGATCCAGGGACCCGAGCCGGTCACCGTCGAGATCCTACGCGAGGGAGAGCCGGTCGGGCTCGTAACCGGGGTGGGCCACGCTTCAGCGCATGTCACCGATGACCTGTCGCGGCGTTTTCCCCTCCCTCACCGGGGTCCCCCGCACGTCGCCCTGCTCCACACCCAGGTGAGGGGTTCCGCAGGGGGGGAAGGACACGAACCGTACGCCCCCTCCGATCTCGCCCACCTGAGCACCGCGGGATACGACTACTGGGCCTTGGGGCACGTACACCTTCGTCAGACGCTCTCCGACGACCCCCCGACTCACTATCCGGGAAATCCGCAGGGCCGAAACCCCCGGGAAACGGGCGCGAAGGGTGCTCTCCTCGTGGACCTTTCCCGCAAAGAGTCGCCGCGTGTGGACTTCATCGAGCTCGGCCCCGTGCGTTGGGAGACGCTCCGCGTGAAGGACTTCGAGGGGGAAGGACACGTGCCCGCCCTCGCGCGGCGGCTGGAGCGGGAGTGGCGCGCGGCGCGCCAGAACGACGCCGGGCGCCCGGGGACACGCTGGATCGCCCGCATCGAGCTCGAGGGTCCATCCCCGCTCCACCGCCAGCTCGCGACCGGAGAGACGCTCGCAGAACTCAGAGACGCCCTCGTGTCCACCGTCGGACTCCTCGACGCGGAAGTTCGTTCGAGTGGCGTCCGGTCGCTCGAGCGCGTCGAAGATTACGTGCGGCGGGACGACGTGCTCGGTGAGACGCTCCGTCTCGTGCGCGACCTGGCGTCGTCGTCGGGCGCGTCCCCCGCCGAGGCTCTGGGACTCTCCAGGGACCTGTTGGCGACACAGGTGGACGCGCTCCAGCTCGACGACTACCTCCGCGAGCTCCTCGCCTCCGGGGACGCCCTACTTCTCGACGCCCTCCTGCGCTCCGCGGACCGGTGA
- a CDS encoding glycosyltransferase family 2 protein, whose protein sequence is MRPPDPGPVARRGGSRNDGVAALIPALNEEEALPGVLASLRALGIGRIVVVDNGSTDGTARVAREGGAEVVLEPRRGYGAACLAGMCHLALRPPEVLVFLDGDQSDDPAALDRLLAPIRSGKADLVVGIRTAPPSGGASAVPLHARMGNRLVLLGMRLLHGVRARDLGPFRAIRHSALVRLGMDDRDWGWTVQMQLRAHHLGIRVCEVEVPHRPRAAGRSKVSGSLSGSFRAGKKMLFTLIAERRRAGSGGN, encoded by the coding sequence TTGCGTCCCCCTGATCCGGGACCGGTCGCGCGCCGGGGCGGGTCCCGAAACGACGGAGTCGCGGCGCTCATTCCGGCGCTGAACGAAGAAGAGGCCCTCCCCGGAGTCCTCGCTTCACTTCGTGCCCTCGGGATCGGGCGAATCGTCGTCGTGGACAACGGCTCGACGGATGGGACGGCCCGCGTGGCAAGAGAAGGAGGCGCGGAAGTCGTCCTCGAGCCTCGCCGCGGGTACGGAGCGGCATGCCTTGCGGGGATGTGTCATCTCGCCTTGCGACCCCCCGAGGTCCTCGTCTTCCTCGACGGCGACCAGAGCGACGATCCCGCTGCCCTCGACCGCCTCCTCGCGCCCATCCGATCCGGAAAGGCGGACCTCGTCGTGGGAATCCGGACGGCACCTCCCTCGGGCGGGGCGAGCGCCGTTCCCCTCCACGCTCGGATGGGGAACAGGCTCGTCCTCCTGGGGATGCGCCTGCTCCACGGCGTACGGGCTAGAGATCTCGGACCCTTCCGCGCGATTCGTCACTCCGCCCTCGTTCGGCTCGGGATGGACGATCGAGACTGGGGTTGGACGGTGCAGATGCAGCTCCGGGCCCATCACCTCGGGATTCGCGTTTGCGAGGTCGAGGTGCCTCACCGCCCTCGTGCCGCCGGGCGCTCGAAGGTCTCCGGGAGCCTCTCAGGGTCTTTTCGAGCGGGGAAGAAGATGCTCTTCACCCTCATCGCGGAGCGTCGCCGCGCGGGGAGCGGAGGGAACTGA
- a CDS encoding alpha/beta hydrolase: MNADGAGGELGAARVAPPDPALHVVTRGKGDPPLVLVHGFGAHGHFWRHWRPWLESRHRTHTLDLLGAGLSPAPPAADYSPAAQASRVAALVRDLGGPAPVMIGHSLGAGVALLATLLLRDAGSSAAPRALVLVSGAVYPQRLPPYISLARIPGLRWLFLVAPPPRPLLRLGIRGIVRKKESVNAEQVEGYREPLRSLARRRALVRGAGQLDLEAGAALARRVPEVDLPTLLIWGAEDPVVPVAHAERLARELPDAELVLLPGIGHLPPEEDPERSVEPVLAFLSSLRSPRGDAPR, from the coding sequence GTGAACGCGGACGGCGCCGGAGGGGAATTGGGCGCGGCGCGTGTGGCCCCACCCGACCCGGCGCTCCATGTGGTCACGCGGGGAAAAGGAGATCCCCCCCTCGTTCTCGTGCACGGCTTCGGGGCGCACGGTCATTTCTGGCGCCACTGGAGGCCCTGGCTCGAATCCCGCCACCGGACGCACACGTTGGATCTTCTCGGCGCGGGGCTCTCTCCCGCCCCTCCGGCCGCGGACTATTCCCCGGCCGCGCAGGCATCGCGCGTGGCGGCACTCGTGAGGGACCTGGGCGGACCGGCCCCGGTCATGATCGGGCACTCCCTCGGAGCCGGCGTCGCACTTCTCGCCACGCTCCTCCTTCGAGACGCAGGATCGAGCGCCGCGCCGCGCGCCCTCGTCCTCGTGAGCGGCGCCGTGTACCCCCAGCGCCTTCCGCCCTACATCTCCCTGGCGAGAATCCCGGGGCTTCGCTGGCTATTCCTGGTTGCACCGCCCCCGCGACCCCTCCTGCGACTCGGGATCCGAGGGATCGTGCGAAAAAAAGAGAGCGTCAATGCGGAGCAGGTCGAAGGATACCGCGAGCCGCTTCGAAGCCTGGCGCGCCGGCGGGCGTTGGTACGCGGGGCCGGCCAGCTGGACCTCGAAGCGGGCGCCGCGCTGGCGCGCCGGGTTCCTGAGGTCGACCTCCCCACCCTTCTGATCTGGGGAGCCGAGGATCCGGTTGTTCCCGTTGCGCACGCAGAGCGGCTCGCGCGTGAGCTGCCCGATGCCGAGCTCGTCCTCCTTCCGGGAATCGGCCATCTCCCCCCGGAGGAAGATCCTGAGAGGTCGGTGGAGCCGGTCCTCGCCTTCCTCAGTTCCCTCCGCTCCCCGCGCGGCGACGCTCCGCGATGA
- a CDS encoding AAA family ATPase — MRFVRVAVTRFGPLSEFEPGAGSPLPGLVIVLGPNEAGKSTFHRVLTSLIHGIYPATRDQNPFTPWKGGDIEIGGTIALDSGEEWEVQRRLLSTPRGHLVRGGATDPLDNRSLPCASHVSSAIYSQVYAIGLADLAGVEREPWDAVRDHLIVGMGSDDLRAPREVAEELNARAASLWRPTRKGNSRHRELEAEMKELRSRRDDALKRDRRQREALGRALALDRTLDELRREKVAAAARVERLRTLVPLRVRLERLDRMEAPLGPIEGLRELPRDPAARLRELHDRAEAERRRAEEREAMDGRLREAGQPLFDALPADDEELATFGQRVAAVPLTLLDERIAGLEDETGRIRALEERLEELSGRAPQPPEAIPKIGFLLGALALGILTAALALRDPIFGIAGGVFLIVSTALIARALELRARRVGLREAHEAEVRNLQSRLPSAQRARDEREKGVRELLEPLSLSTSARELQGRRLVSDLERLAGLFRERSERGRPREVRAEAELQAFLAALRRAGGSADADGAERVAARIIEMEKVDRAREELEGDAGEIEVLRDKIQEAERDGEVWVEVPERLAGAEAEVEEIDSRMQRARDEQTAFRRDAAHDAKDETVDLVDSHIEEVREQMRTAERERDRLFVLARLLERAEATFRETHQPELLRRAERHLARITGGRYARILTGRGDDPNALHLHANHLPHPTPVESPLSTGTREQVYLALRLAIVDHLDEGKETLPLLLDEILVNWDPERRQRVLDLLVELSRSRQIFLFTCHPHLAGEVARAGGRVIELPAP; from the coding sequence GTGAGATTCGTACGCGTCGCGGTCACTCGGTTCGGACCGCTCTCGGAGTTCGAGCCCGGTGCCGGGTCGCCCCTTCCCGGCCTCGTGATCGTCCTCGGGCCAAACGAAGCGGGGAAGTCGACCTTTCATCGGGTCCTCACTTCGCTGATCCATGGGATCTATCCCGCAACGCGCGATCAGAATCCCTTCACGCCGTGGAAGGGCGGCGACATCGAGATCGGGGGGACGATCGCCCTCGACAGCGGCGAAGAGTGGGAGGTTCAGCGCCGGCTTCTGAGCACGCCGAGAGGGCACCTGGTCCGCGGCGGGGCCACCGATCCGCTCGACAATCGCAGCCTCCCCTGCGCCAGTCATGTGAGCTCGGCGATCTATTCGCAGGTGTACGCGATCGGGCTCGCCGATCTGGCCGGAGTCGAGCGCGAGCCCTGGGACGCCGTGCGGGACCACCTCATCGTCGGAATGGGGAGCGACGACTTGCGCGCGCCCCGCGAGGTCGCGGAGGAGCTGAACGCGCGGGCAGCGAGTCTCTGGCGGCCGACGAGAAAGGGGAATTCGCGTCACCGGGAGCTCGAAGCCGAGATGAAGGAGCTTCGGAGTCGGCGCGACGACGCCCTGAAGCGCGACCGACGCCAGCGAGAGGCGCTCGGTCGGGCTCTCGCACTCGATCGAACCCTCGACGAGCTGCGCAGGGAGAAGGTCGCGGCGGCAGCCCGTGTCGAGCGACTCCGGACGCTCGTCCCCCTCCGGGTGCGGCTGGAGCGCTTGGACCGGATGGAAGCGCCGCTCGGTCCGATCGAGGGGCTCCGGGAGCTCCCGCGAGACCCCGCGGCTCGGCTCCGGGAGCTCCACGATCGGGCGGAAGCGGAGAGGCGCCGCGCGGAAGAGCGCGAGGCCATGGACGGCCGGCTGCGGGAGGCCGGGCAGCCGCTCTTCGACGCACTTCCCGCGGACGACGAAGAACTGGCCACCTTCGGACAGCGAGTGGCAGCGGTCCCTCTCACGCTCCTCGACGAAAGGATCGCGGGGCTCGAGGATGAAACGGGGCGGATACGCGCTCTCGAGGAGCGACTCGAGGAGCTTTCGGGCCGGGCCCCGCAGCCGCCGGAAGCGATCCCGAAGATCGGCTTCCTCCTCGGCGCCCTGGCGCTCGGCATCCTGACGGCCGCGCTCGCCCTCCGAGACCCAATTTTCGGAATCGCGGGAGGGGTTTTCCTGATCGTTTCGACCGCACTCATCGCACGCGCGCTCGAACTGAGGGCTCGGCGGGTCGGGCTCCGCGAAGCGCACGAAGCCGAAGTGCGCAATCTCCAGAGCCGCCTCCCGAGCGCCCAGCGCGCGCGCGATGAACGGGAGAAAGGAGTTCGCGAGCTACTCGAGCCGCTCTCCCTGAGCACGTCGGCACGGGAGCTCCAGGGACGTCGGCTCGTCTCCGATCTCGAGCGGCTCGCGGGACTTTTCCGAGAGCGCTCGGAGCGGGGTCGCCCCAGGGAAGTGCGGGCCGAGGCGGAGCTCCAGGCCTTCCTGGCGGCGCTCCGGCGGGCCGGCGGAAGCGCCGATGCCGACGGGGCGGAACGGGTCGCCGCGCGGATCATCGAGATGGAAAAGGTGGACCGGGCGCGCGAAGAGCTGGAGGGAGACGCCGGCGAGATCGAGGTATTGCGCGACAAGATCCAGGAGGCCGAGCGCGACGGAGAGGTGTGGGTCGAGGTCCCGGAACGGCTCGCCGGGGCGGAAGCCGAGGTCGAAGAAATCGATTCGCGGATGCAGCGGGCACGTGACGAGCAGACGGCCTTTCGCCGGGATGCCGCGCACGACGCGAAGGACGAGACAGTGGATCTCGTGGACAGCCACATCGAAGAGGTCCGCGAGCAGATGCGTACCGCCGAACGGGAGCGGGATCGCCTCTTCGTCCTGGCACGGCTTCTCGAGAGGGCCGAAGCGACCTTCCGCGAAACCCACCAGCCGGAGCTCCTCCGCCGTGCCGAGCGCCACCTCGCACGGATCACGGGAGGGCGGTACGCGCGCATTCTCACGGGAAGAGGAGACGATCCGAACGCTCTCCACCTGCACGCGAATCACCTTCCCCACCCGACGCCGGTGGAGTCCCCCCTCTCGACCGGAACGCGCGAACAGGTCTACCTCGCGCTTCGCCTCGCCATCGTGGACCATCTGGACGAAGGGAAGGAGACCCTCCCCCTCCTTCTCGACGAGATCTTGGTGAACTGGGATCCCGAGAGGCGCCAGCGCGTCCTGGATCTGCTCGTCGAGCTCTCTCGGAGCCGCCAGATCTTCCTCTTCACCTGCCATCCCCACCTCGCGGGGGAGGTCGCGCGCGCGGGGGGCCGCGTGATCGAGCTCCCGGCCCCGTGA
- a CDS encoding DUF4389 domain-containing protein: protein MTERRNRLTTAFRIILAIPHLILVGGPLGAALSWSASQPGEDGSASAGGGGGGLIGLAATVAAVISWFAIVFTGKQPEGLRGFCEFYIRWRVRAVAYTTLLRDEYPPFGEGDYPAEFEVDLPTLPRNRLTVGFRLLLAIPHILAVWFLGIGWFFTSIAAWFAILFTGNYPRGIYDYGVGVLRWNSRLEGYLLLLYDDYPPFFLR, encoded by the coding sequence ATGACGGAAAGACGGAATCGCCTCACCACGGCGTTCCGAATCATCCTCGCCATCCCCCATCTCATCCTGGTGGGGGGACCCCTCGGCGCGGCGCTCTCGTGGTCGGCGTCCCAGCCCGGCGAGGACGGTAGTGCCAGCGCGGGCGGCGGCGGCGGCGGACTCATCGGTCTGGCGGCGACGGTGGCGGCGGTGATTTCGTGGTTCGCGATCGTCTTTACCGGAAAACAACCCGAAGGGCTTCGCGGTTTCTGCGAGTTTTATATTCGGTGGCGCGTGCGCGCCGTCGCGTACACGACCCTTCTCCGAGACGAGTATCCCCCGTTCGGGGAGGGCGACTATCCCGCGGAGTTCGAAGTCGACCTTCCGACCCTCCCACGGAATCGCCTGACTGTCGGTTTCCGGCTCCTCCTGGCGATTCCGCACATCCTGGCGGTTTGGTTTCTCGGAATCGGTTGGTTCTTTACCTCGATCGCGGCCTGGTTCGCGATCCTTTTCACGGGCAACTACCCCCGGGGCATCTACGACTACGGGGTGGGCGTGCTTCGGTGGAATTCGAGACTCGAGGGGTACCTGCTCCTCCTCTACGACGACTATCCGCCCTTCTTCCTGCGGTAG
- a CDS encoding glycosyltransferase, giving the protein MPQWLAWIVLFLTIATLGLLLPMALHRSFLLLLARRERPERERWKGPLPRVTVQLPVYNEAGVIERLVDAAASLDYPKDLLDIQLLDDSTDETTELGRRRAEFWRERGVRIEQLRRGSRIGFKAGALAHGLERARGEFILILDADFVPGPDLIHRLLGPLDDPGVGMVQARWDHLNEDRSPLTRCQALLLDAHFFFEQGGRWAGGRFMSFNGTAGMWRRAALEEAGGWSCDTLTEDLDASYRAQMKGWRFVFRPAIGVPAELPEEVRALEVQQKRWSQGGIETGRKLLPVLLRGPWPFAVKIEAVFHLFGHLAHPLTLLFALLLLPSSLAWEALALDPALPLDLLVFAGATLSFLVFYCAAGRRRERPWITLVPTALLTMALGIGLTATVSGAVFRGIRGRGGDPFHRTPKRGTGTKRYSNPSRGADLAAKLILTAWMSASAVVALRAGLYMALPFILLFGLGYGWLAFGELRDRVRHLASPERTRPESVRGELSTVASP; this is encoded by the coding sequence ATGCCTCAGTGGCTCGCCTGGATCGTCCTTTTTTTGACGATCGCTACGTTGGGGCTTCTCCTTCCGATGGCGCTCCATCGAAGCTTTCTCCTGCTTCTCGCGCGCCGGGAGCGGCCGGAACGCGAGCGCTGGAAGGGGCCTCTCCCCCGAGTGACTGTCCAGCTCCCCGTGTACAACGAGGCCGGCGTCATCGAGCGCCTCGTAGACGCCGCCGCCTCCCTGGACTATCCGAAAGATCTCCTCGACATCCAGCTCCTCGACGACTCCACCGATGAGACGACGGAGCTCGGGCGGCGGCGTGCAGAGTTCTGGCGGGAACGGGGCGTGCGAATCGAGCAGCTCCGGCGCGGTTCGCGGATCGGGTTCAAGGCGGGGGCGCTCGCGCACGGGCTCGAGCGTGCCCGAGGAGAGTTCATCCTCATCCTCGATGCGGACTTCGTTCCGGGGCCCGACCTGATCCACAGGCTTCTCGGACCCCTCGACGACCCCGGGGTCGGGATGGTGCAGGCCCGCTGGGATCACCTGAATGAAGACCGCTCCCCGCTGACACGATGCCAGGCGCTCCTCCTCGACGCGCACTTCTTCTTCGAGCAGGGGGGGCGCTGGGCTGGTGGGCGCTTCATGAGCTTCAACGGCACGGCCGGGATGTGGCGCCGCGCGGCACTCGAGGAGGCAGGTGGCTGGTCGTGCGATACGCTCACCGAGGATCTGGACGCGAGCTACCGGGCACAGATGAAGGGGTGGCGCTTCGTCTTTCGGCCGGCGATCGGCGTTCCGGCCGAACTCCCGGAGGAAGTCCGGGCGCTCGAGGTGCAGCAGAAGCGGTGGTCCCAGGGGGGGATCGAGACCGGGCGGAAACTCCTCCCCGTGCTCCTTCGTGGGCCCTGGCCCTTCGCGGTGAAGATCGAGGCGGTCTTCCACCTCTTCGGGCATCTCGCTCATCCGCTCACGCTGCTCTTCGCCCTCCTCCTCCTCCCCTCTTCGCTCGCCTGGGAGGCACTCGCCCTCGATCCGGCCCTTCCCCTCGATCTTTTGGTCTTCGCGGGGGCAACCCTCTCCTTCCTCGTCTTCTACTGCGCGGCTGGGCGCCGCCGGGAGCGCCCCTGGATCACCCTGGTTCCGACCGCCCTCCTCACGATGGCGCTCGGGATCGGCCTGACCGCCACCGTGTCCGGCGCGGTGTTTCGGGGAATCCGCGGACGGGGAGGAGACCCCTTCCACCGCACACCCAAGCGGGGGACCGGCACGAAGCGGTACTCGAACCCGTCGCGCGGCGCCGATCTCGCTGCCAAGCTGATCCTCACGGCCTGGATGAGCGCCTCGGCGGTCGTGGCGCTCCGTGCGGGACTCTACATGGCGCTTCCCTTCATCCTCCTCTTCGGCCTGGGATACGGGTGGCTGGCGTTCGGCGAGCTCCGGGACCGAGTCCGGCACCTCGCGTCGCCGGAGCGGACGCGTCCCGAATCGGTCCGGGGCGAATTGAGCACCGTTGCGTCCCCCTGA
- a CDS encoding M15 family metallopeptidase codes for MLAGLLAGLATGCGLETASRGGVEEEGGGPASSASVAASVTLQPPPDIPESWRPLIGEYAAGPDTVSLMEDGGELKYLRWGGERSAMRLEEDTLLVVTGMDTPVVIRWAREGAILGILSEGRVLSRLTLGGETGEGFRIDPVRPVVELRVEALAAEPPLEEGEFREADLVELTEVEPTIALDIRYATTNNFMGDQFYSSPRAFLQRPAAEALVRAHRWLGTLGYGLMIFDGYRPWYVTRMFWDATPPELRTFVANPTGGSRHNRGGAVDLTLYDLATGASVDMPGGYDEFSPRSFAAYPGGTMRQRWSRALLRLAMEAEGFAVYEAEWWHFDYKDWRFYRIGNQRFEELGMN; via the coding sequence ATGCTCGCCGGCCTTCTGGCCGGTCTCGCCACGGGGTGCGGCCTCGAGACAGCCTCGAGGGGCGGTGTGGAAGAGGAGGGAGGTGGCCCCGCATCGAGTGCCTCGGTTGCCGCCTCTGTCACTCTCCAGCCACCGCCCGATATTCCCGAATCCTGGCGACCCCTGATCGGCGAGTACGCGGCGGGACCGGACACCGTGTCGCTGATGGAGGACGGCGGAGAGCTCAAGTACCTGCGCTGGGGCGGGGAGCGCAGCGCCATGCGACTCGAAGAGGATACTCTCCTGGTCGTCACGGGCATGGACACTCCGGTCGTGATCCGATGGGCGCGAGAGGGAGCCATCTTGGGGATTCTTTCCGAGGGCCGGGTCCTTTCACGCCTCACTCTCGGGGGTGAAACCGGGGAAGGTTTCCGTATCGATCCGGTGCGACCGGTGGTCGAGCTTCGCGTCGAGGCTCTGGCGGCCGAGCCCCCACTGGAGGAGGGAGAGTTTCGTGAAGCGGATCTCGTCGAGCTGACCGAGGTGGAGCCCACCATCGCTCTGGATATCCGATACGCCACCACGAACAACTTCATGGGCGACCAGTTTTATTCCAGCCCGCGCGCCTTCCTACAGAGGCCGGCGGCGGAGGCGCTCGTGCGGGCCCATCGGTGGTTGGGAACCCTGGGGTACGGTCTCATGATCTTCGATGGCTACCGCCCCTGGTACGTCACGCGGATGTTTTGGGACGCCACGCCTCCCGAACTCCGCACATTCGTGGCGAATCCAACGGGAGGCTCGCGCCACAATCGTGGCGGAGCCGTGGACCTCACCCTCTATGATCTTGCGACTGGGGCGTCCGTGGACATGCCCGGAGGTTATGACGAGTTCTCCCCCCGGTCGTTTGCGGCCTATCCCGGGGGAACGATGCGGCAGCGTTGGTCCCGCGCGCTTCTTCGGCTCGCCATGGAGGCGGAGGGATTCGCGGTCTATGAGGCGGAATGGTGGCACTTCGATTACAAGGACTGGCGATTCTACCGGATCGGGAACCAGCGCTTCGAGGAGTTGGGGATGAACTAG